The genomic DNA TCCAGATCTCCCGGACACGTGGTGCTTCACTGGTTTAGCTTAATTTTtgggctcatcctcggtgtaaaaacctgtgaaactcacagatgacgtagcacaaaggaaaacaaaagagcaaagaaacatcaaacaataacctaaccctaccacgagctaacaaaacaaagaaagagtttcacaggtttttacaccgaggtaaacccaaTTTTTGCAGCAAAGAAGCAGAAATACACAAGATTTTAGTCAACCAAGTTTTCAACATACGCAGAAAAGGACGGTTTTTGCGGACACAGTTACTTGTTAGTTGCTTGTTAGGACCAATAGTGTAACTCATTTTAATTGATGACAGAAATTTTGCTCTTTTGCATCGATGTCGTCTTCGTTGCCAGAGATCTGATAACTTTTCAATATCCAGTAACACGTTGCTAAGATTACAAGCATGTGTCACTCAGCCTGATCTCAGTGACGTGAACAAAGGAGGAAGGATTGCCATAAGCAACATCCTAAATGcattcctgttaaaatttagTCCTAAATCACTGCACAAAATGTGTCGGGTTTCCCGGTTGTTTCTGTGAATTATTGTCAACAAAGAGAGCTATTACCCGTTTAGGATAACAGCCTTGATTGCATTGTTTGTGCTTTGGATTTCCTTGATTAGATGGCGAGTTTATCTCGGAAAAGTGTTAAATCGCAAAAACCATGCTGGGTCAACAGGAGTGGCTCGACTGAGTAAACAAGCCAAGCGATCGTATCgatgttgtgtttcattgacttGATCTGTTATTTCTTTGGGTTTCCCGTGGGAAACACCATCATTGTGCGGGATTGGTAGTCAAACGTACTTAAGGTACAAAAATAGAAACGCCCCTTTTCACACCCATTCGACAGTTACATGATGTGTGACACCTATTTGACGACAAGTTGCAAGTGAACACATGACAAAGAAATAGTAAACTCTCGTGCATcgttgatcattattatcacggGCAGCGCTTTCAAATTTATGCGTCAACATTTCACTGCTTTGATCCACTATATAAGAGACGCAATCATTTTACAACATCTGAGCTACAGGAGAAAATGCAGCGCACAAGACAACCGTGCCGACAGCTAAATAGTGAAGGGATAAAGAGCGATAACCCTAGCCCTAACCATTTCACTGCTTTGATCCACTATATAAGAGACGCAACCATTTTACAACATCTGAGCTACAGGAGAAAATGCAGCGCACAAGACAACCGTGCCGACAGCTAAATAGTGAAGGGATAAAGAGCGCTGCATTGTGTTATCTCTTACCAGTTATCAGCGGAAGGTGCAGCATCATAAGcgcaaaatgtatttttaaagcaaaagatAAAGATTTGGGCAGGGCGTGGACTTCTATTTGCAGCAAACGTGATTCATGCGACAATGCTATTTCAGGTCAGTATTTATTGGAATACCTTTGTTTCCGAGGAAATTTGGAGAACATTTTAAGtatcaaaaatgaaattgaacgCATTTGACTGTGCTGTGTTTCAGGTATCCACAACGCAGCGTTTTTCTTTAGCGCCATTTCGAGCCAAGAGAAGAAACACTGTTGCATCAACGAAGAAACAGACGATGAGAGTAGTTCTGGCGATGACATACCAAGTTCCATGACGCAACAGTGGCTCGAAGGGAACTTGACAAGTATAAACAAATCACTGTGCCCCGCAATCTCATACTGGGTCGCGTTGACTACAATAAATGGCGCCCCTGCCAGCCCAATTTCGGTTCACAAGGCCCTGCTAAATGGCAGACTGGATGTCACAGCAACCCAGGTAACGAATGTCGTATCTTTCTTTGAGAGCTCTCCTTGAGATGTGTCTAGCAATCCAAGGTAAAGcgagataaaaagaaaaggaacaagcACAATCACAGTGCTGCAGGTAGCAAAACAAATCGTGAAAATGTTCTGAGACattgttccatttaatttgtattcgtCAGGTGCAGTTCCAGGATGGAAAGGAATCTCCAGCCAcggcagaactttacaaagTGTTCAAAGATCATAAAAATCCTTTCATGCGAGACCTTGTGAGATCATCTTACAAACACTCCTACAGAGACGAGGCCAGGAAGCTGATCGGTGAGGATTGCTTATGCACCCAGGAGTTAGACGATTGTGGCAGTGAAAACGTCGTGCGAGTGACCCTGGTTAATCAGAAGTTTCACGCGTCCTTGCTGAAAGCAATCGAACGTCTGACCGCGGCAAAGCTGCAACTGGACAAATTTGGCTTCGAGTCCAACACGGCGACGTCGCAGGCGTCCACCAGCCAGCCACCGTGCGACGACGAAAAGATGCTGTCAAATAAACTCGCGATCCTGGTTAACGATATAGCAATCGCCATGGGAAAACTTGGCTATGCTACCTACAGAGGAAAAATCTACACCGCCGAGGCCTTGGCCGAGCGGAAGCGTATATGCACGGCACTCGGCCTGTTGAGTGAGAACAAGAAACACCTCGTCACGAATGTCTGGGAAAGGTTGCCGGTCATCACTTCTGAGGAAGACACAGCTCCCGAGCAAGGTGTTGGCCAAGATCTCCAAGACGAGAACGAAGACGAGGACGAGGAAGCCATATTCATAACTCCCGTCCCAAGTACTCGGGCAGATTGCAGCAGGAAACGGAAGAGACACTCAAACAGTCAGGGCGCGAGCAATGCGGCGTTTAGGACAAACGCGATAACAAAGTacttcaataaaaagaaaagcgttagtcaataaagtagacgtgatataATTGTTTGagtaataatttctttttttcgtgtttcgTTAATGTCTGAAAATCGGAAAACATTACACCTTTTTGCCAGCGTCAAAGTTCAAAGTTTTTTCAAAAGTTGATTCaataaagtagacgtgatataAATGTCTGAGTAATGACTTTTAATGTCTGAGAATCGGAAAACATGAAACTTTTTTGCCAGCGTCAAAGTTCAAAGTTTTTTCAAAAGTTGATTCaataaagtagacgtgatataAATGTCTGAGTAATGACTTTTAATGTCTGAGAATCGGAAAACATTACACTATTTTGCCAGCgtcaaagttcaaaagttttttcaaaagttgattcaataaagtagacgtgatatTAATGTCTGAgtaacaattcctttttttcgtgTTTCGTTCATGTCTGAGAATCGGAAAAGATTACACTTTTTTGCAAGCgtcaaagttcaaaagtttttttctaAAGTTCATTCAATGAAGTAGACGTGATATATAAATGTCTGAGTAATGATCTCTTTTTTTCGTATTTCGTTCATGTCTGAGAATCGGAAAACATTACACTATTTTGCCAGCgtcaaagttcaaaagttttttctttgaagttcattcaataaagtagacgtgatataTAAATGTCTGAGTAATGATCTCTTTTTTTCGTATTTCGTTCATGTCTGAGAATCGGAAAACATTACACTATTTTGCCAGCGTCAAAGTTCaaaagatttttctttgaagttcattcaataaagtagacgtgatataACTGTCTGAGTAATGATTTTTAATGTCTGAGAATCGGAAAACATTACACCTTTTTGCCAGCgtcaaagttcaaaagttttttctAAAGTTGATTCAATGAAGTAAACgtgatacatgtataattagtccaaaattttttttttaaagttcattcATTCTAGAGAAACTTAATTGAATGAACCCTCTTCTTCAAGGAATCGGCCGTCCTTCCCTCTTGAAAAACGTAGTCGGCATCTCTTAAAATAGCTGTCCACTGACCAAAACCGTGCCTATTAATCCCTTGCTTGAGACAATCGTCCTCGTTTGACGTGAATTTTAACATTCGACGATGATTACTCTGCATTACTAGGCGATTTGAGGGCGGGGAAACTTTATCGGGGAGCGCGTTTTCCGATTGTGTACACTCGACGGCCGCTTTAGAACTAGACATTGCACCGCTGAATCTTGTGTTGACTTCCCTATCTACTTCCGACCCTTTGGTACCCTGCAATTTTTGGAGACACTCGAGAGCTTTAACggcaacttcgcgcgatctccgcttctgatagtgCACTTTGGCAACGACGGAGCTATGCTTTTGGTCTTCACACAAAACTCGGTGCTCTTTGTCGTCAAGCGCGTCGAGACTTTGCGTTTCGACGATCTGGCGATAACgcgtggggtgaatgtatttgccgATTGCGTCAAAGACCAActtgctcatctcgttgcccaatttgcCGTGTTGTTTTCCgcttttggtgaccaaaacaaaatcgcactggggtttgagcaaaggcctcacgaaagttatgtagccgtcgagtatttgcatgctcGTATCAGTCAGAATTACAGAATCAAATCCGTACTTTCCAGCcgttttaaaggttttctgatcgatgaaacccccattttcctttgctgcctttaccaCTTTAACCGTGAGATACtgataagtcatgggacgcgatcctttcactttgatgaacaagtaggtggccaaaaatttggttgcaaatgtcaggtccgagggattcacttgcccggggtcattttggcacgttttcacggtttgttcgtagcgaggcaagtgaaacGACACGACTTCTAAGAGTTCTTCCATGGTGGCCCAATGACCCCTGGCCTCTAATGTTTCGACGtcgagatcttgcgtccattgcaatctcatcatcttcgccactgtcttgcgcgctctcttgatgtacaattccgtggcagataattttctaagaactccatccgatgccccgttgacctttctgaagtcgatcaactccgaaatggcgtctatgtaacccaatctcccgccatGTCCGAGCTTGCACTCCTCGTGTAAATAGTcgataaacttaaacaacaggcttggagaacacaggctaaaatccatgacttcgaaatttaattcctcctcctcttcgcagcaaaacttgagaaatttcaagcatctattGACAATCTGCTGAGCGGGACGatctttcttgtaaccgccgccacttCCAGCAAGCCAAGTCGTAAATTGCTCTCCTATTTGACTGGAAGATGAGAAGGACGGCATTGATCTAGCGCCGGGTTTTGAACGCGTATTAGACGACGATACATCATCGACAACTGTACTCGAGGCGCacgatttcgttggcacttttgaagagtttgcggcaaTCTTCGAGTCTACGCGGGGTCtttcgtcgaaataaaagaaccaactatgcttgttgttgacgtgtttcctacacccgcgttggctttgaaatccttcgtgttcgcacagttggatcgggcaatggtacaaactgtccacgtcgtctttttctaggtgaagacgttttggtttaggcaatgcaccatcgatattagaccactcaatcttgtttgctttactcatttttttttcgtagtgagagcaaatgaatgcatttaaaagagcgcattcatttgtctcattcaacaaaggccgatatgataacaacggaactaaccaatcggaaccagcaagagaagtgttgcgcatttttttaatttgtcgcAACGTGCCCATAAATTGCTgttcgcaaaatgttttggattattatcatttcagttactccttcattgcacgcattatcatgacatacatattattaAGCTTACAAACGCGATCCGacggtaacagctaaaaagggaacaattgttccttaggaacagctgagaaaaggacagaaaatgagcaataaaagcGAAGCTCTGCAAAAACACGCAATGTAGAAGAAACGTTTctcttgtcgcaaaacgaaacgataaagccttttggcaaatcaagagtaggaacaaatgctcttcaaataatgacaagggattaacgcgttattggtacaatttgattttaaatcacagataaaggtccaatttgttctgctcgggatttatttaaagctacttagctacacggaaatgagagaagtcgaaacaaggatgcaagctccgggaatcgaactcaggacctcttacACCAAGGCAGCTTACTAACCTACTGTGCCATCTTTGTCCCTGATAGAAAAGaactcatttttaggaacaatatttctcgaatcatccattaaggtccaatctgttccgctcggaattcggaactcggaacaattggttccactttaacactaaaggaccattttgttccgtatttttaaaaaaaaaaaaaaaaaaacacgttcccatgttatcaaaaggaacacatttttaggaacaacagttctcaaatcatccattaaggtccaatgtGTGCTGCTCggaatttatttaaagaagaaatcgaaacaaggatgcgagatccgggaatcgaactcaggacctcttgcaccaaggcagcGTACTaaacgactgtgccatccttgctcatttttaggaaaaatatttctcgaatcatccattaaggtccaatctgttccgctcggaattcggaactcggaacaattggttccactttaacactaaaggaccattttgttccgtatttttataaaaaaaaacatgttcccatgttatcaaaacgaacacatttttaggaacaatagttaccaaaccgcacctaaagaactaaattgttccgctcggaattcggaactgggaacaattggttcccatgtgatagaaaggaacacatttttgggatttatttaaagctacttagctacacggaaaggaaggaagtcgaaacaaggacgcgagatccgggaatcgaactcaggacctcttgcaccaaggccgcgtactaaccgactgtgccatctttgcccCTAATAGAAAGGAACtcatatttctcgaatcatccattaatgtccaatctgttccgctcggaattcggaactcggaacaattggttcctttttaacactaaaggaccattttgttccgtatttgtgttaaaaaaaagaaaaaaaacgttcccatattatcaaaaggaacacatttttaggaacaatagttctcaaatcatccattaaggtccaatctgttccgctcggaattcggaactcggaacaattggttccactttaacactaaaggaccattttgttccgtatttttataaaaaaaacatgttcccatgttatcaaaacgaacacatttttaggaacaatagttaccaaaccgcacctaaagaactaaattgttccgctcggaattcggaactgggaacaattggttcccatgtgatagaaaggaacacatttttgggatttatttaaagctacttagctacacggaaaggaaggaagtcgaaacaaggacgcgagatccgggaatcgaactcaggacctcttgcaccaaggccgcttactaaccgactgtgccatctttgcccCTAATAGAAAGGAACtcatatttctcgaatcatccattaatgtccaatctgttccgctcggaattcggaactcggaacaattggttcctttttaacactaaaggaccattttgttccgtatttgtgttaaaaaaaaaaaaaacgttcccatattatcaaaaggaacacatttttaggaacaatagttctcaaatcatccattaaggtccaatttgttctgctcgggatttatttaaagctacttagctacacggaaatgagagaagtcgaaacaaggatgcaagctccgggaatcgaactcaggacctcttgcagcAAGGCAGCTTACTAACCTACTGTGCCATCTTTGTCCCTGATAGAAAAGAagtcatttttaggaacaatatttctcgaatcatccattaaggtccaatttgttccgctcgtaattcggaactcggaacaattggttcctttttaacactaaaggaccattttgttccgtatttttattaaaaaaaaaaagcgttcccatattatcaaaaggaacacatttttaggaacaatagttctcaaatcatccattacggtccaatttgttctgctcgggatttatttaaagctacttagctacacggaaatgaaagaagtcgaaacaaggatgcaagctccgggaatcgaactcaggacctcttgcaccaatgCAGCTTACTAACCTACTGTGCCATCTTTGTCCCTGAtagaaaaaaagtcatttttaggaacaatatttctcgaatcatccattaaggtctaatttgttccgctcgtaattcggaactcggaacaattggttcctttttaacactaaaggaccattttgttccgtatttttattaaaaaaaaaagcgttcccatattatcaaaattaacacatttttaggaacaatagttctcaaatcatccatttaaggtccaatttgttccgctcgggattcggaactcggaacagtTGGTTCTCATGcgataaaagtaaagtaaagtaaagtaacgatatttaacgtcgataactcgtaacagtaatttagctgacaaacctgaggtcgacggtgcgctcattttactcccccctctccatcactGCTCCgctttacgggtatttaaagctacttagctacacggaaaggaaagaagtcgaaacaaggatgcgagaaccggggaatcgaactcacgacctctttgcaccaaggccgcgtactaaccgactgtgccatcttggcccctgatagaaaggaactcatttttaggaacaatatttctcgaatcatccattaaggtccaatctgttccgctcggaattcggaactcgaaacaattggttcccatgttgtagataggaacactttttttttggaactatacaccttttactgttcatttacgcatttcgaataaacgattgtatggaggtgcaattgattgtgcgtctccatgcaaattgattattttatgtctctaatacgccattgattgtcacactatgcaattgattttctattagtgttaatgattaaccattgcgcgagattgaaaggatatttgttatctttgatcgtccaaaggtgcaatggttcatccgttgatgctattgaatgttaattcacatgcaaatagcgttattgaaagttcgttcgcgttattgaagttcatggaagtgctaatgaacgtagtttcgactgttgacgtaaatgaatgtatcttttgcgtaaatgaacagcaaaaggtgtagttcccagatcacccattaaggtccaatttgttccgcttgggattaggaattcggaacaattggttctctttttaacaataaaggaccattttgttccgtatctttataaaagcacgttcccattttatcaaaaggaacacatgtttaggaacaatagttcctaAATCAcccattaaggaccaatttgttccgctcgggattcggaactcggaacaattggttccccttttagcaatgaaggaccattttgttcccaagtagtatgaaagcacgttccgaattcatcaaaaggaacacaaaaaagaggaacaatctgttctcgcttttcaagaggggaccgttccagaaccaagaaaaggaacacctttgaaaaacaaaatgcgctcaaaaacatcgctagttaaaaagaaagaagccaaaaagcgactaaaagatcactttgtggaacacaatcgaatgccgaaaatttgctgacgaaatacaacactcaactcaaaaaaggaaacaaaattgaaatttgggaaatcttatagaaaaaaagaattaaaggAGAAGATGCAGAAGAAGTACAAGTAGGCCTGATGAAGAGGAGGAAAGAGTAAtaatatgatgatgataaggaggaggaggaggagggagACGGCGACAAAGACGACTGAGAAGAAGAATGTGGAtgagaggaaaaaaataaggAGAAGGAAAACAACATCAACAAGGATGACGATAAAAGCGATGACTACAAAGGCGATGATATTGATGACGTTGATAACAATGTTCAATTGCATTGGCATGGATAATTAAGATCCTTAGACTAATTCTCGTAtagtatttgttttttttttagattgtgATCGTTTTGACCAATTTTTCTGCTCACCTGTGCTGTAAACATCCACATCTGATGTCAAATTAGCTCCTTTGTATTCAAATTGAGCCAATTCTTCGTTGCCAACAGCAACTTTTCCAGGAAGCCACTCGTAGACAATGTCCCTGGTAGAGTAAGCATCTAAACAGGACAAATATGGAGGCACCCTTAAAGCTGCTATATTACTAAAGGTCTTTCGAGGATACAAATGTGCACTGAAGAAGTACTCCTCTAACCTTGCATTATTTTATGGTGAAAAGACTATCCTTTTCATACGTTGTCGGTGTTCATCGAGTTTATCAGATTTTCTAATCAAACAAAAGCATTGCATAAGGTAATTTGTCCTCTGAGTGTACTTACAGCTTCCTATCTTAAGATGACATGTCTGTGCGTCCAGTGGAAAATGTTGCAAGTTCATGACACAGGAGGCAAGCAGAGTCACTCTAGGATACGTAACAAAATTGGAATATTGTATGTTAATTTCATCAACTCTTTTATCAGTTGAATTGTGGTAGACTAAGTCTTCCAAAAAAACGATGAAGGCATCAAATATCAGAGCTTGTTTACGCTGCAAGCATCTACGTAAGAATTCGAATTCGTGCGTCGCGTAGGAGGACCTTGACCATAAGGTCTGGTGTTGCAAACTTTGAAATGAAGAGGTTGAAAATAAGTGACAATGAAAAATCTTCCCAATATTCAAATCCTCAGTAGGTCAAACACACTTTTTTATAATATCCCATACGAGTTCACCCTTTCCAAGACGTTTAAGAGGGGAATTAATGCTTCTAATGCAACGAAATCGAACTTATCAAATGCGgacttgtttttttcaaatattagtTTCGAATAAATCTGCCCATCAACCTCCTTATTATTAGAGAACCTGcactaaaacaggaatatatctttaaaatagttaacataatgctcacaatcaaaattgttcaaacgttttccaatggaatcgtttgtatccaaaataaatgaatttcaaaaacgcttgttttcgttttcaaatttcctgggcgccgccatcttggataattgtgacgtgtcatggttgccctattgttttaaaacaaaagctctttgtgcaaatacaaaaaagcaaccataacacgtcacaattcaagatagcggcgcccaggaaatttgaaaaccaaaacaagagtTTGATATTCATTTATCTCGGATACAATCGATTCtattggaaaacgtttgaacaatttcgATTGTAAACATTTATGTTAAATATTCAAAAGttatattcttgttttagtggaggttttctttaaaaaattccAGGAAACTTGTAAAACTACCGAACCTACTCTTATGCATTCATTTTCATAATCCGGTATTAAAAATGAAGATGAAAGTAAAATTATATAGAAAGcaaagtaataaaaataataatcatcacCACTTAATTTAAATCTCAAGGTTAtttgagatatgtccaggtttgaccctaattagatgcacgcggatttcaataagcgtcacgaagtgtccccttgctcttctagctaacttcaacatcacttgtgtctcagaatacagacaatttatgtcacaaagtgtcccccaaatgctgctctttaagtgaagattaactgctgcatttacccaaagctaaaaatcacgctaacctttacccttaccttattgttgaaaataggtagcaaatgcttagactgaaagggacactttgtgttggatgtcaaaattgggcgtgcatctaattagggtcaaacctggacataagtgggtTATTTAGCCATGCACGAGTAATTttctaattggggagactacaaataaactgaaatcagaacaaataaaatcataggttgatttttgaggggaggggaaaaccggagtgcccgaGGAAAAACATCTCGAAGCGGAACCATCCCACATATGGCGTTGACCCCGGGCCACATCGCTGGAAGgctagtgctctcaccactgagccAGCCTGCTCAATCAATATCTAATTATTTAACTGTCaagttttaattattaattatttgtaCTTTTTGTATTGTACGCTTTCTTGTTCGTTGGAACATACCTACCCCTTGCTCATGGCTATGTTTCCGTCAGGTTGTATTTGCACGAAGCTGTGAATCTCCTCATTTGGCGTCATCATGTTCGATTCACGTGCATTATAGCAGAACGGATCTGGCGCCCAAATGCTGTCGATCTCGCTACCTTTTAAGATAATAGTGCGGTTAAGTTTGCCGGCCAGCCGTAAGTCCTTCCAGTACTGGCGAAAGTAGCAGTACACCTTGAATTCCTtgagaccaaaaaaaaaataataataataacagtccATTTACAGAAAGATATCCTTGTTTCTAATCGTTTTATTTGAAATGAGCGGATTTCTGGATTTCTGGATGTCTACGTTGTACCCACAGTATCAAGGGCAGCGTTGTTGCGCATGACATATGCTCCGTTTTGCTACCTCTCGACAGCATTCCAATCAGTCATGGTAATTACTAGTATAGAGATACTGATGGAATACTAGGATTTTCCTCTTTACTATAAAATATCATTTCTTTGCCGCGCTCAGTGAAgatgcttttttgttttgtttatctttCCCATGTGAGGATacaggtgtcgtcatggtaactaacATGATAAGCCAATAAAATGCGAAGTTacccttcattgtaagatatTTTTGTGCTGTGCTGTaatgtaatttaaaaaaaaattacattttgatGGCTCAATTTCACATATAATGATTTGTTAtttataactttcatatcttgttaaatgttacACAACGTGAGTGTTCTAGAGGTTGGTGACTGCTGCGCTCATTCGAGAGAAGATACTATCAGTACTTGAACAATAAGAGAGGGAACGGACCAGAACTTAGGAAAGATCCCTGGAACCAGCAACATGAATTGactgaatgcaaaaatggccgccaacaaattattcttttgtctttgtgttaattagcctaactagcctcgttttacagcccaaattctttcaatttcacgcgtgtgaacgaggctagttaggctaattaacataaagacaaaataataatttgttggcggtcatttttgcattcggtcaatga from Montipora foliosa isolate CH-2021 chromosome 7, ASM3666993v2, whole genome shotgun sequence includes the following:
- the LOC138011149 gene encoding uncharacterized protein: KRLHLEKDDVDSLYHCPIQLCEHEGFQSQRGCRKHVNNKHSWFFYFDERPRVDSKIAANSSKVPTKSCASSTVVDDVSSSNTRSKPGARSMPSFSSSSQIGEQFTTWLAGSGGGYKKDRPAQQIVNRCLKFLKFCCEEEEELNFEVMDFSLCSPSLLFKFIDYLHEECKLGHGGRLGYIDAISELIDFRKVNGASDGVLRKLSATELYIKRARKTVAKMMRLQWTQDLDVETLEARGHWATMEELLEVVSFHLPRYEQTVKTCQNDPGQVNPSDLTFATKFLATYLFIKVKGSRPMTYQYLTVKVVKAAKENGGFIDQKTFKTAGKYGFDSVILTDTSMQILDGYITFVRPLLKPQCDFVLVTKSGKQHGKLGNEMSKLVFDAIGKYIHPTRYRQIVETQSLDALDDKEHRVLCEDQKHSSVVAKVHYQKRRSREVAVKALECLQKLQGTKGSEVDREVNTRFSGAMSSSKAAVECTQSENALPDKVSPPSNRLVMQSNHRRMLKFTSNEDDCLKQGINRHGFGQWTAILRDADYVFQEGRTADSLKKRVHSIKFL